CCCTTGTTAATCCTGCTACCCGAACTACACATATTAAAACCGATTCGAGTATCCCAAATTGCGGTTCAGAAATCAATATTTACGATTTTTTGGGTTTCTCTCATCAAAATAAACAGCCTGTGTTACATAAACTTGCAAATCTTTAATACttacaatcaaacaaaaatttattCCTATCGTACCATAGAACCCAACCGACAACGGGAAAATGAGGAAACCGAAGAACATTAAAGCGGTTAACAGTTGAGAATTTTTTACAACCAAAATTTAGCCAACTAATGAAATCTAATTGAGCCACCCAAAGAAGGGGAATTGATAGGAAAAGATGTAGCCATCCAAAGACATGGGGCTTCAGGACGCTCCTAATTATGTGTTTAGATTCCTTGCCCGCACAAAACGCAGGAGTTCTATCGAGGCCATCGATCCTTTCGATTTTTacctcaatcttccacaaaagcACCAGAAAAAGCCAGATCATACAGATGACCAATTACAATCTCGAAGAAAAACTGCTACGTACCGTAGCACTCCCTGATGATATATCATCAAGAAGAAATAGAGCAGTAATTAGTTGTttgttcatcaatttcattagcaaaaggaaaaaaaaaaaagagcatttAATTAGTGGTttgttcatcaatttcaatgTAAATATAAATAAACTCCTTTAAATGAAAAAAGCATGATTATTTCTACAAGCCAATTAATGgtaacaacaaaaaaaattacctgATATTTGCACCAGCTGAGGCCCTTCAATATTTTCTATAAATGATCTTCAGATTCTCATTTCCATTATATTTCTGTGCTTCTTCAATTTCCCGTACTAAAGATTTGACGCCATCTCCGCAAAAACTCACATTAATTGTTTCAAGAGTTGATATACGCCCTAAACAAGCAGGCATCATTTCCAAATAAGAAATTCCGTCGAGTTCTAATTGCTGAAGGCAAGGGAAGTAATCATCACTGTCAGGGTCTGTCTCTATCCACTCAACAATCGCTACACATTTCAAAGTCAAGACCCTGAGTTTAGGTAATCCTCCTTCCATCAGCTCCCATTTTCGGCCCTCCATTGACTGGACTCTTAATTTGAGGACTTCAAGATTGGGTAGTTGTTCAATCAATGACATTTCTCTACAGGGAAGACCCAGAGCTTCAAGACTCAACTCTTTCAAATTCATGGGAAAAGAAAGCTCAACATGTTCCACTGAGCCTAAGAGGCAGAAGCCCCCTAAGGTGACTGACTCTAGGCATTCTAGTCGACTCATGTTGCAGCATACTCTGTTTTGATCCCCCAAATGGAAAATTTTAAGTCGGCGAATGTTGGGAATCCTTCTCAACAGTTTCTCTCCTTCTTTATCAAGATAAAGACGCAGAGTAGAGAGTGTGTCTAAATTAGGTAAAGTAGAGAGGTTTTCAACAACATTGTCATTGGAAGAGAAAGGAATAACGACGCCATGCCTTACATGTACATGCCTCAACTTCTTCATGTTCCAGATGCTATCTGGCAATGAAACCATCTGGTGAGAATATAGACGAAAGGTTTCCAAATGTGAGAGCTTGGCTATAGATGGTGGAATGAATTCCATTTTCCAAGCTCTAAGGGCTAAGTACCTCAAACAAAGAAGTGATTCAACTTCAGCTGGAAGCTCCTTCAGCCTTAGCATAATGCCCTCTAAATTCAAAACTTTAAGTTGTTTGTAGATGCAAAAAAGGAAGGAGATGTTACGCAACTCAAACTTATCTCCTGGAGTAGCATCAAAGAATAGCAGAGTACCTAAATATGGACAAAATAGCTTTGACCTTATAAAATCTTCTCCACTGGAGCAAATGGACAACCGAGGTAGGTTGGGAGGCTCATTAAAGGTAGAGAGCTCATCATATCCTCGCAGGACCtgaagaaatttcttttctttagccTCGCCCTTACAGAACTCAAAAATCAAATCGTGAATGTAACAAGTTTTGACTCCACCAATGGATCTGCTTTTACTTACCATAACTAAGTTTCGACCAATTAGGTCCATCAGATATTCTTCTGCAATGACCTCCGAtctttttccttcaattttttccACAAACCCTTCTGCAATCCATAGACGCATCAAATTCTTGGCACCAATTTTTTCATCTTCTCGAAATGCAGCAAAATACAGCAAGCATGCCTTCAAGTGATACGGTAAATGCTCATAACTGAGCTCCAATGACTTCTTGCACTGGTCTGTACCAGACACCATGGTTGAAGTTAAACTTTCAGCAAATTCTTCCCAAACCAAACTATCATGCCCTATAGTTGCCAGAACTCCAGCAACAACAACAACTACTAGTGGCAATCCCCTGCACTTCTTGGCAATCTTCGTAGCAATTCCACACAATGCTTGAGGACAATCTTCTTTTCTAAATACCTTCTTCAGCAGTAATTCAAAACTTTCTTTCTCACTGAGTGGACGAAGATTGTGAGGTTTCCCGCCATATTCAACCTGTGAAGCCACATAAGAAGATCGACTCGTGAAGATGATTctacttcctttcttttcatcgGGGAATGAAATTCTCAGCTCATTCCATACCTTAATGTCCCAGACATCATCAAAAACAACAAGATACCTCTTCGTCTTCAGCCTTTGATAGAGCTTGTGAAGCAATTCATGTTCATTCAAGTTTTTAAGCTCTTTGTCCATCCTTGACCGTTTTCCATCAGAACACAAAATTTGTATTAACAAGCTTTTCATGTTAAATTCTTGAGAAACAGTGCACCAAAGACGAATGTGGAAGTTACAGATTACTGAACTgtcattgtaaacttttttgGCTAAAGTTGTCTTACCAAGCCCAGCCATTCCCACAATAGGAACAATTTCCACCTGTTCTGGTCCCCATATAAGTCGTTCAATTACTTTTGCTGCCTCGTCATCGAGACCAACCATGACTTCGTGGGCTATTGGCATTTTACCTTTTGATAGAATGTGGCTGGAAGTCTTGCTAACTTCTGGTGCTCTTAAGCTGTGAAAGGAAGGAAGACTTTCAATAATGCTTGAGCCACTGATCTGATCCTTAAAATGCTTGATATGGATGTTGGTATTAGCCAGCATATCATAACAGTCAAGGGCCTCTGTTCTTTCTGAGAAGCTAACTTCTCCTTCCTTCACTCTGTTTAGAGAAGGCAAGCAAATTATAATGCCTGCCTCACAAAGAAGAGCACCAATTTTTTCGTTTTGTTCATCCATCTTCTCCTGCTGCTCCCTTAAAATGCTTCTCAAGAACCTCAGTCCTGCATAGAGTATTCGCATTTCATCTTTCAAAGAATCCATAAAGCTAGAGCTGCAGCATAACAGCTGCCAGAGACAACTTATGAGAGAATCATTGAAGTTTTTCAATATCTGCTTATCCATCATTCTATTATGCAATGATTTTGAGGATCTTGTAGCTCTAAGAACTTCCATATAAATCTCATAGACTTGAAAATCAATAGGTGTGATTTTCTGTTGTTGCTCATATATCATGGAGCAGAACTCAGGATTGTGCCGCTCCTTACCATCCCAAACAGAGCACATGTAAAAGAGGTGTGCTGCGTTCAAAGTCACCACTTCAAAGTGAGCCAATAGCAAGGCAGGAATATCTGCAGTTCCTCGCAATTTGGCAAAGGGAATGAAGTTTTTCAAGAATGTTAGCTTTGCTTCAAGGGCTTGGAATTGAGCACTAACTTGGGGATCCATATCATCAATAATACCCAAATAGACAGTTGTTAAATCCGCTAGATTTTCTAGAATGAGGTCTATAAATTCGATTAGTTCATCAACTGGCATGCAAGAATTTGATTCCAATGATCTGCTGCTTGGCAAAGTAAAGTAAACTTGGATGATTTCTTGCTTAAATGATTTGATCTGTTTCAAAAACTCAGAAAACACTTCATAGGGAACACGACCTAGGCCACTGCCATCAAATGCTGATATATCATGGCAAAACGAGTACTGAAAGTCCTCCTCATATTTGTGAACGTTATCTTCAATGCAAGATAAGAAAGATGGAAGACTCACCTTCTTCACAACATTCTCAGATTCCAAGTACAAATCATTGCTGTGGCTCCACTTTCTTGCACACATAACAAATGTTTTGTGAAATCTTATATCCAGGAACGCAGCTCCAAAATTGCATTCTTCAAACGCATTGTACCCGAAACGGAGCATGGATTTTTCCTCAGTTTCACTCTCAAATTTTAAGGGAGAAACAGATCTCGCCGACTGCAGAGCAAGCAAGTATTTCTTTcctgaaatttcttttttcccGTGGGAAGGTGAAGAAGAGAAATGAGATAATAAATTATTCAACAGACAAACGGAGCAAGATCAGGAAAGAACAGATGAATCAAAGTTAACGAGAGAGCGGTCAAATAATCTGGAAATGATCTTGGTCTGAATAAAGTTAAGAAATTTTATTGACTACTACTGCAtaattttttggagttttttttttttaatacccGTTTCGTTGTTGAGAAGGACCGGTCTGGCATTGCACCCCACACTGGCTTTTCGTTctgaaagaaattttttttttattggtttttGGACTATTAATGTGGCATTGCACCCCACATTTAGACTATTTATGCCGTCAATTATGACGGCTAATCCTTAGACTGTTTAAGAAGCATTTTTGCTAACTAAACCCACACTAGTTGCTCATCCCTTCCATCACACCccaatacacacacacacacacacatatatatatatatatgtatgtatgtacatAGGTAGTGTCAAAATGACACACATTGTCCTCCGTGGTGGAATTAGCTAATCTTTGTGGTTACTAAATATTTTATCTGGACATTAAGGTATTCTTGACATTTCGTTTGGCTTCATTGTCGTGGGctgtttttgttattttgatatttcagtccaaaatatggaaaaacttatttataatatttaaaattatagaAGATTTACATGAAAAGTGCTGAAGCTAAATAAATTTAACCAAGATTTGTGCCTTTCATTAGGTAAGACTTTCTTACATGTTGGCCTGGTTACCATAGtccaagagagaaaaagaaaagaaaggggccaaaaaggaaaaaggaacttTAACTTTCAATTGATAGTTTCTTTCAAAATTCAAGTAGTGTTGCTTAATAAGTTTTACATCCTATGATTGCAAACAACATAATTTTACaaaataacaatttttttttatctgtaATTGCTAAGAAAATTGTAAAATGACTTTATTAGATAATTTTATCGGCTCAATGGATTCTCTAAGTTGAATGAAAATAATTACATCTTAACAAAGTCCGCAAACCTTGATATATGAACAAGCAAAACTATAAAATACAAGTCAATTAACCGCAAAAATCCTTAGTAAACTCCATTTTTTCACCCTCCCCCCTTGTTAAGATTGCTTGACAAGCAATCAATTTCACTTTACACccttttgaatgatttccactTTGCATCTCAAATTTTTATTTCTGGATAGTTTGCACTTTAAAATTACTAATTACCATGAAATTGCAccttaaaatttattttggatattttgcaCCTAAAGTTAATAATCCATCCAAAATTACTGTGGTTTCACACAATATTAATGTCATTGTA
This region of Coffea arabica cultivar ET-39 chromosome 3c, Coffea Arabica ET-39 HiFi, whole genome shotgun sequence genomic DNA includes:
- the LOC113734571 gene encoding putative late blight resistance protein homolog R1A-3; the encoded protein is MLRFGYNAFEECNFGAAFLDIRFHKTFVMCARKWSHSNDLYLESENVVKKVSLPSFLSCIEDNVHKYEEDFQYSFCHDISAFDGSGLGRVPYEVFSEFLKQIKSFKQEIIQVYFTLPSSRSLESNSCMPVDELIEFIDLILENLADLTTVYLGIIDDMDPQVSAQFQALEAKLTFLKNFIPFAKLRGTADIPALLLAHFEVVTLNAAHLFYMCSVWDGKERHNPEFCSMIYEQQQKITPIDFQVYEIYMEVLRATRSSKSLHNRMMDKQILKNFNDSLISCLWQLLCCSSSFMDSLKDEMRILYAGLRFLRSILREQQEKMDEQNEKIGALLCEAGIIICLPSLNRVKEGEVSFSERTEALDCYDMLANTNIHIKHFKDQISGSSIIESLPSFHSLRAPEVSKTSSHILSKGKMPIAHEVMVGLDDEAAKVIERLIWGPEQVEIVPIVGMAGLGKTTLAKKVYNDSSVICNFHIRLWCTVSQEFNMKSLLIQILCSDGKRSRMDKELKNLNEHELLHKLYQRLKTKRYLVVFDDVWDIKVWNELRISFPDEKKGSRIIFTSRSSYVASQVEYGGKPHNLRPLSEKESFELLLKKVFRKEDCPQALCGIATKIAKKCRGLPLVVVVVAGVLATIGHDSLVWEEFAESLTSTMVSGTDQCKKSLELSYEHLPYHLKACLLYFAAFREDEKIGAKNLMRLWIAEGFVEKIEGKRSEVIAEEYLMDLIGRNLVMVSKSRSIGGVKTCYIHDLIFEFCKGEAKEKKFLQVLRGYDELSTFNEPPNLPRLSICSSGEDFIRSKLFCPYLGTLLFFDATPGDKFELRNISFLFCIYKQLKVLNLEGIMLRLKELPAEVESLLCLRYLALRAWKMEFIPPSIAKLSHLETFRLYSHQMVSLPDSIWNMKKLRHVHVRHGVVIPFSSNDNVVENLSTLPNLDTLSTLRLYLDKEGEKLLRRIPNIRRLKIFHLGDQNRVCCNMSRLECLESVTLGGFCLLGSVEHVELSFPMNLKELSLEALGLPCREMSLIEQLPNLEVLKLRVQSMEGRKWELMEGGLPKLRVLTLKCVAIVEWIETDPDSDDYFPCLQQLELDGISYLEMMPACLGRISTLETINVSFCGDGVKSLVREIEEAQKYNGNENLKIIYRKY